One Ranitomeya imitator isolate aRanImi1 chromosome 1, aRanImi1.pri, whole genome shotgun sequence DNA window includes the following coding sequences:
- the HINT2 gene encoding adenosine 5'-monophosphoramidase HINT2 isoform X1: protein MSSLRLWRSLPLWRALYTGFAVGCAGTFHSSLALRNSWSCQQRSYSGSDEVQKAQRAAAQEAQRAAAQTASPTIFSRILDRTLPADIIYEDDQCLAFRDVAPQAPVHFLVIPKVQIPRISQVAQEDKELLGHLLVTASHLAQKEGLVNGYRIVINDGQQGAQSVYHLHLHVIGGRQMRWPPG from the exons ATGTCATCACTGCGACTGTGGAGGTCACTGCCGCTGTGGAGGGCGCTATACACCGGGTTTGCTGTAGGATGTGCAGGAACATTTCATTCCTCATTGGCCTTGAGAAATTCATGGAGTTGTCAGCAG CGGTCTTATAGTGGCAGCGATGAGGTGCAGAAGGCCCAGCGAGCAGCAGCACAGGAGGCCCAGCGAGCAGCAGCACAGACGGCCTCACCCACCATCTTCTCCAGGATCCTGGACAGGACTCTTCCTGCTGATATCATTTATGAAGATGACCAG TGTTTGGCATTTCGCGATGTCGCCCCTCAGGCTCCagttcatttccttgtgattccCAAAGTTCAGATTCCCAGAATAAGTCAAGTAGCTCAGGAAGACAAGGAG CTCCTGGGTCACCTACTGGTCACCGCCAGTCACCTGGCACAGAAGGAAGGTCTGGTGAATGGATATCGGATCG TTATCAATGATGGCCAGCAGGGGGCACAGTCCGTCTACCACCTCCATCTACATGTGATCGGTGGCCGTCAGATGAGGTGGCCTCCAGGATAA